A section of the Gloeobacter violaceus PCC 7421 genome encodes:
- a CDS encoding ribbon-helix-helix protein, CopG family codes for MALYRAQILLEPEQHRQLAEIAREQGRTLSEVMREIVRDYFERNRRQVGLQQAMQAIEALTRMRKRLQEQHGLLPADLLQEARDERLEDIERAWLDSSN; via the coding sequence GTGGCTTTATACCGCGCTCAAATTTTGCTGGAACCTGAGCAGCACCGACAGTTGGCCGAGATTGCCCGAGAGCAGGGACGTACACTCTCCGAGGTGATGCGCGAAATCGTGCGGGATTATTTTGAGCGGAACCGGCGGCAGGTCGGTCTGCAACAGGCAATGCAGGCTATCGAAGCTTTGACCCGAATGCGCAAGCGACTGCAGGAGCAGCATGGCTTGTTGCCTGCCGACCTTTTGCAGGAGGCACGCGACGAGCGCCTGGAGGACATTGAACGGGCGTGGTTGGATAGCAGCAATTGA
- a CDS encoding TetR/AcrR family transcriptional regulator, which translates to MGRRRIIDPEQIIQATLVVLSTHGVEAVTIAQIARQAGISEASIYKCFASKEDLLRACISESVEPQEFWRKLFAQGESRPVNVLLEEAALFTVRYYCQHLPTLLLRALRPQADDCCSGPLQTMKLQTHYFRLEIERRRIRPGDPQRLSAAFCGPLFYYVFISRAFLGGEAPTPPEQFARQWAQDFWQSVRPNA; encoded by the coding sequence ATGGGCCGCCGCCGCATCATCGATCCCGAACAGATCATCCAGGCCACGCTGGTGGTTCTCTCCACCCACGGCGTGGAGGCGGTGACCATTGCCCAGATTGCCAGGCAGGCGGGTATCTCCGAGGCATCGATTTACAAGTGCTTTGCCAGCAAGGAGGACTTGCTGCGCGCCTGCATCAGCGAGAGCGTCGAGCCGCAGGAATTCTGGCGCAAGTTGTTTGCCCAGGGCGAGTCGCGGCCGGTCAATGTCCTGCTGGAGGAAGCCGCCCTTTTCACGGTGCGCTACTACTGCCAGCATCTGCCCACCTTACTGCTGAGGGCCTTGCGCCCGCAGGCGGACGATTGCTGCAGCGGTCCGCTGCAGACGATGAAGTTGCAGACGCACTACTTTCGGCTCGAAATCGAGCGTCGGCGCATCCGGCCGGGCGACCCTCAGCGCCTCTCAGCGGCTTTCTGCGGCCCGCTGTTCTATTACGTGTTTATCTCCCGGGCTTTTTTGGGCGGTGAGGCCCCTACTCCACCCGAGCAGTTCGCCCGCCAGTGGGCGCAGGACTTCTGGCAGAGCGTCCGCCCGAACGCATGA
- a CDS encoding ATP-dependent Clp protease ATP-binding subunit → MFEQFSPSALQVLNLAKQESLRLGQNAVGTEQLLLGLLAHSDAVAAQVLTELGLSLAGARREVESIVGKGESRPSQRVAFTPRAGRLIEQALIEANGFGQRLVEPEHLLLSMLRDNEGVASRVLDEFGVDRDKARQMLLESLGDAAKATSASRGNEQPRRSDRASRSGGPLERFGRDLTELARGGKIDPVVGRAEQIERVIQILGRRTKNNPVLIGEPGVGKTAIAEGLAVRIAEGDVPEMLFDRRIVSLDMGQVLAGTQMRGEFEERLKGVMQEVIASKGQIVLFIDELHTLVGAGASEGGMDAANLLKPALARGELQCIGATTLDEYRKHIERDAALERRFQPVTVGEPSVDEAIAILQGLKVRYEEHHKLRYTDAALEAAVRLSDRYIADRFLPDKAIDLIDEAGSMIRVKLARGAELPAIVDSEAIAQVLSEWTNIPVGKLTGEEATSLVHLEARLHERIIGQHPAVSAVARAVRRARAGMKSPERPQASFIFAGPTGVGKTELAKALAATVFGSEDAMIRLDMSEFMESYTVSKLIGSPPGYVGYDEGGQLTEAVRRRPYTVILLDEIEKAHPDVFNILLQLLDDGRLTDAKGRTVSFKNALIIMTSNLGSRVIERGGGGLGFNTTGSAGERRYVAIRDRVQEELKQVFRPEFLNRLDEVIVFQPLDREELGQVARLLLNESLERVRELGIELEASPAFIDKVIAEGYSPAWGARPLRRAVQRLLEDSVADAVLLGRLVSGERYLVDVDADGKVIFIYPDLADAKAEMAMSAR, encoded by the coding sequence ATGTTTGAGCAATTCAGCCCGTCGGCTCTCCAGGTGCTCAACCTGGCCAAGCAGGAGTCATTGCGCCTCGGCCAGAACGCCGTCGGTACCGAGCAGCTTCTGCTTGGACTGCTGGCCCATTCCGACGCCGTCGCCGCCCAGGTGCTGACCGAGCTGGGCCTCAGCCTGGCCGGTGCCCGCCGCGAGGTGGAGAGCATCGTGGGCAAAGGTGAGAGCCGTCCGAGCCAGCGCGTCGCCTTTACCCCCCGGGCGGGGCGGCTTATCGAGCAGGCGCTCATCGAGGCCAACGGCTTCGGCCAGCGCCTGGTCGAACCGGAGCACTTGCTTTTGAGCATGCTGCGCGACAACGAAGGGGTGGCAAGCCGCGTGCTCGATGAATTCGGCGTCGACCGCGACAAGGCCCGCCAGATGCTGCTCGAAAGCCTGGGGGATGCGGCCAAAGCGACCTCTGCTTCGCGCGGCAACGAGCAACCGCGCCGCAGCGACAGAGCTTCCCGCAGCGGCGGACCGCTCGAACGCTTTGGTCGGGATCTGACCGAACTGGCCCGCGGCGGCAAAATCGATCCGGTCGTGGGGCGGGCCGAGCAGATCGAGCGGGTGATCCAAATTCTGGGTCGCCGTACCAAAAATAACCCCGTACTCATCGGCGAACCGGGCGTCGGCAAGACCGCCATCGCCGAGGGCCTCGCCGTGCGCATCGCCGAGGGCGACGTGCCCGAGATGCTTTTCGATCGCCGCATCGTGAGCCTGGACATGGGCCAGGTTTTGGCCGGCACCCAGATGCGCGGCGAATTTGAGGAGCGCCTCAAGGGCGTCATGCAGGAAGTGATCGCCTCCAAGGGGCAGATTGTCCTGTTCATCGACGAACTGCACACCCTGGTGGGAGCCGGGGCGAGCGAGGGCGGCATGGACGCCGCCAACTTGCTCAAGCCCGCCCTGGCGCGCGGCGAACTGCAATGCATCGGGGCGACCACCCTCGATGAGTACCGCAAGCACATCGAGCGCGACGCCGCCCTGGAGCGCCGCTTCCAGCCGGTAACGGTGGGTGAACCGAGTGTGGATGAGGCGATTGCCATCCTGCAGGGCCTCAAGGTGCGCTACGAGGAGCACCACAAGCTGCGCTACACCGACGCCGCCCTCGAAGCGGCGGTGCGCCTATCGGATCGCTACATCGCCGATCGCTTCTTGCCGGACAAGGCCATCGATCTGATCGACGAAGCCGGTTCGATGATCCGGGTGAAACTTGCCCGGGGCGCCGAGTTGCCCGCCATCGTCGATAGCGAAGCGATTGCCCAGGTGCTCTCGGAGTGGACAAACATTCCGGTGGGCAAGCTCACGGGCGAAGAGGCCACCAGTCTGGTGCACCTCGAAGCGCGGCTGCACGAGCGCATCATCGGCCAGCACCCCGCGGTGAGTGCGGTGGCCAGGGCAGTTCGCCGGGCGCGCGCCGGCATGAAGTCTCCCGAGCGTCCGCAGGCGAGCTTCATCTTCGCCGGCCCTACCGGTGTCGGCAAGACGGAGCTGGCCAAGGCGCTCGCGGCTACGGTCTTCGGCTCTGAAGACGCGATGATCCGCCTCGACATGTCCGAATTCATGGAGTCCTACACGGTGAGCAAGCTGATCGGCTCGCCCCCCGGCTACGTGGGCTACGACGAGGGCGGTCAGCTCACCGAGGCGGTGCGCCGCCGGCCCTACACGGTGATCCTGCTCGATGAAATCGAGAAGGCCCACCCGGATGTGTTCAACATCCTGCTGCAACTCCTCGACGACGGCCGGCTCACCGACGCCAAGGGCCGCACCGTGAGCTTCAAGAACGCGCTCATCATCATGACCAGCAACCTCGGTTCGCGGGTCATCGAGCGCGGCGGCGGCGGACTCGGGTTCAACACCACCGGCAGCGCGGGCGAGCGGCGCTACGTCGCCATCCGCGACCGGGTTCAAGAAGAGCTCAAGCAGGTCTTCCGCCCCGAGTTCCTCAACCGCCTCGACGAGGTGATCGTCTTCCAGCCGCTGGACCGCGAGGAACTGGGCCAGGTGGCCCGGCTGCTTCTGAACGAGTCGCTGGAGCGGGTACGCGAACTGGGCATCGAACTGGAGGCGAGTCCCGCCTTCATCGACAAGGTCATCGCCGAGGGCTACTCCCCGGCCTGGGGCGCCCGTCCTTTGCGCCGCGCCGTGCAGCGCCTGCTGGAGGATTCTGTCGCCGACGCCGTCCTACTCGGGCGGCTGGTGAGCGGTGAGCGCTACTTGGTAGATGTCGACGCCGACGGCAAGGTGATCTTCATCTACCCGGATCTGGCCGACGCCAAGGCGGAGATGGCCATGAGCGCCCGATAG
- a CDS encoding transcriptional regulator, whose translation MSKSSAGVNLWDPGQVRKGFDLSRERMSSLLQVSSKTYERWEKGVATPAEAQKWKLARLSEILALGSLVYTPEGLREFLQTPMPAFDGNCALEMLRRGEFERVLAALAADYEGLGY comes from the coding sequence GTGTCGAAAAGCAGTGCCGGTGTCAACCTGTGGGATCCCGGGCAGGTCCGTAAAGGCTTCGATCTTTCGCGCGAGCGGATGAGCAGCTTACTGCAAGTCAGTTCGAAGACGTACGAGCGCTGGGAAAAAGGAGTTGCAACACCGGCGGAGGCGCAAAAATGGAAACTGGCCAGGCTCAGCGAGATTTTGGCACTGGGATCACTTGTGTATACCCCCGAAGGGCTGCGGGAATTTCTACAAACCCCCATGCCCGCCTTTGATGGCAACTGCGCCCTTGAGATGCTCCGGCGCGGCGAGTTCGAGAGGGTACTTGCCGCCCTCGCCGCCGATTACGAAGGACTCGGTTACTGA
- a CDS encoding MDR family MFS transporter, whose product MTSKPPATARPSFLPDLPAPVWILFAGRLLASLGLGFVLFYSAIFFTGALGISYTQLGLGLASSAVSGIFARLVGGTLTDRPDWGRRRTLLAALVILSVGYVMFALADNFALFVAANVITGWGFGLYWPANEAVVADLTEGKQRAEAYGLTRSGDSIGLGLGAVVGIAVIALTGNYRLLFWLNACAFLGFFAVVARGVPETRPEHLEAHPSLGGYPEALRDRNLWLYAAANLVFTTIVAQLESTVPVYLRNFAGLSTEAVGACFTLHVALMAAIQLWVARGTSAWRRTRTLMLAAVVLAAALVIIWLAGTIAGSALGLAALALAVAAVGLTFMHPAAATLVAAMSPQNMRGVYLSINSQCWALGYMIGPAVGGRILDLPRPLSDWLWPGFGLLLLLDCLVLGWLEVRLPPAVNAAGKVQS is encoded by the coding sequence GTGACGAGCAAGCCGCCCGCAACGGCGCGCCCTAGCTTCCTGCCGGACCTGCCGGCGCCCGTCTGGATTTTGTTTGCCGGTCGGCTGCTCGCCTCGCTCGGGCTGGGCTTCGTGCTGTTCTATTCGGCCATCTTTTTTACCGGTGCGCTGGGCATCAGCTACACCCAGCTCGGGCTGGGCCTCGCTTCCTCGGCAGTCAGCGGCATTTTCGCCCGCCTGGTGGGCGGCACGCTCACCGACCGCCCCGATTGGGGGCGGCGGCGCACGCTGCTGGCGGCCCTGGTGATCTTGAGCGTCGGTTATGTCATGTTTGCGCTTGCGGACAATTTCGCGCTCTTCGTGGCGGCAAACGTGATTACCGGTTGGGGCTTCGGCCTTTACTGGCCCGCCAACGAGGCGGTGGTGGCCGATTTGACCGAGGGCAAGCAGCGCGCCGAAGCTTACGGTCTTACGCGCTCGGGCGACAGCATCGGTCTGGGATTGGGGGCGGTGGTGGGCATTGCGGTGATCGCCCTGACCGGCAACTACCGTCTGCTCTTCTGGCTCAACGCCTGCGCGTTTTTGGGATTTTTTGCCGTGGTGGCCCGGGGTGTCCCCGAGACGCGCCCGGAGCATCTGGAGGCGCACCCATCCCTGGGGGGTTATCCTGAGGCGCTGCGCGACCGCAACTTGTGGTTGTACGCGGCGGCAAACCTGGTCTTCACCACGATCGTTGCCCAACTCGAAAGCACCGTGCCCGTCTACCTGCGCAACTTCGCGGGCCTCAGCACCGAGGCGGTGGGTGCCTGCTTCACCCTGCACGTCGCGCTGATGGCCGCCATTCAGCTGTGGGTGGCCCGGGGCACTTCGGCCTGGCGGCGCACCCGCACCCTGATGCTCGCAGCGGTGGTGCTGGCGGCGGCGCTGGTCATCATCTGGCTTGCCGGAACCATCGCGGGGTCCGCTTTGGGTCTCGCGGCACTGGCTTTGGCGGTGGCGGCGGTGGGGCTCACCTTTATGCATCCGGCGGCGGCGACGCTGGTGGCGGCGATGTCCCCGCAAAATATGCGGGGGGTGTACCTGTCGATCAATTCCCAGTGCTGGGCGTTGGGTTATATGATCGGCCCCGCCGTGGGCGGACGGATCCTGGATCTGCCCCGGCCTCTGAGCGACTGGCTCTGGCCGGGCTTTGGGCTGCTGCTGCTCCTCGACTGTCTGGTGCTGGGCTGGCTGGAAGTGCGCCTGCCGCCCGCGGTCAATGCGGCCGGGAAGGTGCAGTCTTGA
- a CDS encoding tetratricopeptide repeat protein, whose protein sequence is MWNRLFALALVASALAMPAAHAQTPLVTVPSLAADQLQRQSMQLAEEAIRLVQVARYGEAEGMAQLAVQLSKNNPQAHTVLGGIYLQNNKPEAALTELKLASELAPDNARFQFNLGLVNSRLKNYPAAADAIERGLKLDPKAVDEYFNLGNAYVLLERPEEAVGAFEKAVALKKTFWEAINNIGLIRYEQGRIDEAKSRWEQAVAINTKAAEPKLALGVALFSQGERERGLTLSEEALGFDKRYGKLDYLKENLWGTKLLADAAMVLTTPRIKAALERLPEPTSDEQAARNGAP, encoded by the coding sequence ATGTGGAATCGTTTATTCGCCCTCGCTCTGGTGGCAAGCGCCCTGGCTATGCCTGCAGCGCACGCCCAGACCCCGCTGGTCACCGTCCCGTCGCTGGCGGCCGACCAGTTGCAGCGCCAGTCGATGCAGCTGGCCGAAGAAGCGATTCGATTGGTACAGGTGGCGCGCTACGGCGAGGCGGAGGGGATGGCCCAACTCGCGGTGCAGCTTTCTAAGAACAACCCCCAGGCCCACACGGTCCTGGGCGGCATTTATTTGCAGAACAACAAGCCCGAGGCGGCCCTCACCGAGTTGAAGCTCGCCAGCGAACTGGCCCCCGACAACGCCCGCTTTCAGTTCAATCTGGGCCTGGTCAACAGCCGCCTCAAAAATTATCCGGCCGCCGCCGATGCCATCGAGCGCGGCCTCAAGCTCGATCCCAAGGCCGTCGACGAATACTTCAACCTCGGCAACGCCTACGTGCTGCTCGAGCGGCCGGAGGAGGCGGTGGGTGCTTTTGAAAAGGCGGTCGCCCTCAAGAAGACCTTCTGGGAAGCCATCAACAACATCGGCCTCATCCGCTACGAGCAGGGCCGCATCGACGAAGCCAAAAGCCGCTGGGAGCAGGCGGTGGCCATCAATACCAAGGCCGCCGAGCCGAAGCTCGCCCTCGGGGTGGCGCTCTTCAGCCAGGGGGAGCGCGAAAGGGGCCTGACCCTCAGCGAGGAGGCGCTGGGCTTCGACAAGCGCTACGGCAAACTCGACTACCTCAAAGAAAATCTCTGGGGTACCAAGCTGCTGGCGGACGCGGCGATGGTGCTGACCACCCCGCGCATCAAAGCGGCCCTGGAGCGACTGCCGGAGCCTACCAGTGACGAGCAAGCCGCCCGCAACGGCGCGCCCTAG
- the coaBC gene encoding bifunctional phosphopantothenoylcysteine decarboxylase/phosphopantothenate--cysteine ligase CoaBC gives MFAGRRVLVAVTGGIAAYKVCEVVSTLAQAGASVRVLLTEAAERFVSALTFATLARARAYTDADFWSAEHGAPLHIALGQWAEVILIAPVTAHTLARLALGLADDLLTNTVLASSAPILLAPAMNTQMWEQEPVAAHAQTLITRPRYHLSGPGRGRLACDAVGAGRLSEPAVLLRHLGSLLWSGGKQDLAGKTVLVTGGGTREFLDPVRFIGNPSSGRMGIELAAACAHRGGTVHLVLGPTHLEAPPEVDCHPVVGAAQMAQATFALFERAHLTFMAAAVADVRPSQIHIDKIPKNQLGNRLTLEPVEDILLELSRRKQPWQTLVGFAAQTGEDWLVPAAAKLKAKHLDWLVANRVDLQEQGFGGDNNQAMLLSSRGDMHAIPLMSKLEMAHRLLDRMETPA, from the coding sequence ATGTTCGCGGGTCGGCGCGTCCTGGTGGCCGTCACCGGCGGCATCGCCGCCTACAAAGTCTGCGAGGTGGTCTCCACCCTCGCCCAGGCGGGCGCCTCCGTGCGCGTGCTGCTCACGGAGGCGGCCGAACGGTTTGTAAGCGCCCTCACCTTCGCCACCCTGGCGCGGGCGCGCGCTTACACCGACGCCGACTTTTGGTCGGCGGAGCACGGCGCGCCCCTGCACATCGCCCTGGGCCAGTGGGCCGAGGTGATCTTGATCGCACCCGTCACCGCCCACACCCTGGCGCGACTGGCCCTGGGGCTCGCCGACGACCTGCTCACCAACACGGTGCTCGCTTCGAGCGCCCCGATTTTGCTTGCCCCGGCGATGAACACCCAGATGTGGGAACAGGAGCCGGTCGCAGCGCATGCGCAGACGCTGATTACCCGGCCGCGCTACCACCTGAGCGGTCCTGGCCGGGGGCGGCTTGCCTGCGACGCGGTGGGAGCCGGGCGCCTCAGCGAACCGGCGGTGCTTTTGCGCCACCTCGGTTCGCTTCTTTGGAGCGGCGGCAAACAGGATCTGGCGGGCAAAACCGTGCTGGTCACCGGCGGCGGCACCCGCGAGTTTCTCGACCCGGTGCGTTTTATCGGCAACCCCAGCAGCGGCCGGATGGGTATTGAGCTGGCCGCCGCCTGCGCCCACCGCGGCGGGACGGTGCACTTGGTGCTGGGTCCGACGCACCTGGAGGCCCCCCCGGAGGTCGATTGCCACCCGGTGGTCGGCGCCGCCCAGATGGCCCAGGCCACTTTTGCGCTGTTCGAGCGGGCACATTTGACATTCATGGCCGCGGCGGTGGCCGATGTACGCCCAAGCCAAATCCACATCGACAAAATTCCCAAAAACCAGCTGGGCAATAGGCTCACCCTGGAGCCGGTCGAGGATATTTTGCTCGAACTTTCTCGCCGTAAGCAACCCTGGCAAACACTGGTCGGTTTTGCCGCCCAGACCGGCGAGGACTGGTTGGTTCCCGCGGCGGCCAAGCTCAAAGCCAAACACCTCGATTGGCTGGTGGCCAACCGCGTCGACCTCCAAGAGCAGGGCTTCGGCGGTGACAACAATCAGGCTATGCTCTTAAGCAGCCGCGGGGATATGCATGCGATTCCCCTGATGAGCAAACTGGAGATGGCCCACCGCCTGCTGGATCGAATGGAGACTCCCGCGTGA
- a CDS encoding serine/threonine-protein kinase: protein MIGRLLDGRYKILQILGAGGFSQTYLALDTRRPSSPTCVVKHLKPTSENPGSLQIARRLFRSEAETLERIGHHDQIPRLLAYFEEDEEFYLVQEFIEGHVLATELQPDAPMGEARVAAMLQDVLSTLAFVHSQGVIHRDVKPDNLIRRSSDGKLVLVDFGAVKTVWSRPAALPGGQRGGTVAGTIIGTPGYMSTEQGRGKPRPSSDIYALGMIGIQALTGLNPMELPEDSRTGEPLWQDNAQASPGLCAILSKMVSYHFKDRYQTAHEALEALQHLYASPGSTSAATVERTPPPLEAPQAREETYYGQPLPVEMPVLQQTPPPVETPQAREETYYGQRLPLSVSELPPQTASASAPQQVSPRRTLALTGAVLAAVALGFLAYRSLANRPSPQLSPVPQAPERVRPKQALGVPAKLPVANPALRDASKSAPQAIRPVRPPAPVPTKPPTAAAPVVKTTAPPPAVKAAPTASVRPKPMVKDAAVQPKPKPPQNRPAPVQLPTVTAKGPPAKTASPPELFLPAKAPVSAPETPDILRPADKPLEPPK from the coding sequence ATGATCGGTAGACTGCTCGACGGGCGTTACAAGATATTGCAGATCCTGGGCGCGGGTGGCTTCAGCCAGACTTATCTTGCCCTTGACACGCGGCGGCCCAGCAGTCCTACCTGCGTCGTCAAGCACCTCAAGCCCACCAGTGAGAATCCCGGTTCGCTGCAGATTGCCAGGCGTCTTTTTCGCAGTGAGGCGGAGACGCTTGAGCGCATCGGGCACCACGATCAAATTCCGCGGTTGCTCGCCTACTTTGAAGAGGACGAAGAGTTTTACCTGGTGCAAGAATTTATCGAAGGACACGTTCTGGCCACCGAGCTGCAACCGGACGCGCCGATGGGCGAAGCCCGAGTGGCGGCGATGCTCCAGGATGTGCTCTCGACGCTCGCGTTTGTACACAGCCAGGGGGTCATCCACCGCGACGTCAAGCCTGACAATCTGATTCGCCGCAGCAGCGACGGCAAGCTGGTGCTGGTCGATTTTGGAGCGGTCAAGACCGTCTGGTCGCGCCCGGCAGCTTTGCCTGGAGGTCAGCGCGGCGGCACGGTCGCAGGCACGATCATCGGTACCCCAGGCTACATGTCCACCGAGCAGGGTCGGGGCAAACCGCGCCCGAGCAGCGACATCTATGCGCTGGGGATGATCGGCATCCAGGCGCTGACCGGGCTCAATCCGATGGAACTTCCCGAAGATTCGCGCACAGGCGAGCCGCTCTGGCAGGACAACGCCCAGGCAAGCCCGGGACTGTGCGCGATTCTCAGCAAAATGGTGTCTTACCACTTCAAGGACCGCTACCAGACGGCCCACGAAGCCCTCGAAGCGCTCCAACATCTTTACGCCAGCCCCGGCAGCACGTCGGCAGCCACCGTCGAGCGGACACCACCGCCGCTCGAAGCGCCGCAGGCCCGCGAAGAAACGTACTACGGTCAGCCCTTACCAGTTGAAATGCCGGTTCTGCAGCAGACGCCGCCCCCGGTTGAGACGCCGCAGGCCCGCGAGGAAACCTATTACGGCCAACGCCTGCCGCTCTCAGTCTCCGAGCTGCCTCCACAAACCGCATCAGCATCGGCCCCGCAGCAGGTGTCGCCCCGCCGGACGCTGGCACTGACCGGTGCTGTCCTCGCCGCCGTCGCTTTGGGCTTTTTGGCCTATCGTTCCTTGGCAAACCGCCCATCACCGCAACTGTCCCCGGTGCCCCAAGCGCCCGAGCGTGTACGGCCCAAGCAGGCGCTCGGCGTTCCTGCCAAGTTGCCCGTAGCAAACCCAGCGCTTCGCGACGCTTCTAAATCCGCCCCCCAAGCCATCCGCCCCGTGCGCCCGCCCGCGCCGGTGCCGACCAAACCGCCGACTGCCGCCGCGCCGGTTGTCAAAACTACAGCACCGCCTCCGGCAGTCAAGGCGGCACCCACCGCGTCCGTCCGGCCGAAACCCATGGTCAAAGACGCCGCTGTCCAGCCCAAACCCAAACCGCCGCAAAATCGGCCTGCACCGGTCCAACTCCCCACCGTGACTGCAAAAGGCCCGCCTGCCAAAACGGCCTCCCCACCGGAACTGTTTTTGCCTGCCAAAGCGCCCGTCAGCGCCCCGGAGACACCGGATATCCTCAGGCCCGCGGACAAGCCCCTCGAGCCGCCAAAGTAG
- a CDS encoding tetratricopeptide repeat protein — protein sequence MKHGWLLGAGLASLVWISGPAGPVGSQTNLQQLFKDAYAQQNKGNYTKALKIWNEVLQRSPDEPAAYVNRGITRYLMRDLRGAADDFGLAIDRKADYANAYFNRAVVYNDLKEFNRAVDDYGRYLELAPNAPDAPQARAMLDAARRRAAAPSAARRQATVSPPAPPQPSDPTSRSPTGPTTLASTGAQADPRPVRPPLAASPPVPVDEPAAAPPATAMPLVSASRPTELPAVAPSPSPVAARPGAVAVGKISGYDATTDDVLLGLRLSVERKVLSREAAVYGQTQNFVVRMERGSTVDEALKSTGLDRQALIRLAWRGAAWRTYKIYIK from the coding sequence GTGAAGCATGGCTGGCTGCTTGGTGCGGGTCTGGCCTCGCTGGTATGGATAAGCGGACCGGCCGGTCCGGTAGGGTCGCAAACCAACCTGCAACAGCTGTTCAAGGACGCTTACGCCCAACAGAACAAGGGTAACTACACCAAGGCGCTCAAAATCTGGAACGAAGTGCTCCAGCGCAGCCCCGATGAGCCCGCCGCCTACGTCAACCGTGGCATCACGCGCTACTTGATGCGCGATTTGCGCGGTGCTGCCGACGATTTCGGCCTGGCCATCGATCGCAAGGCCGATTACGCCAACGCCTACTTCAACCGGGCCGTCGTCTACAACGATCTCAAAGAGTTCAACCGGGCAGTGGACGATTACGGCCGCTATCTCGAATTGGCCCCAAACGCCCCCGATGCTCCCCAGGCGCGCGCCATGCTCGATGCGGCCCGCAGACGCGCCGCCGCCCCGTCCGCCGCCCGCAGGCAGGCGACCGTCTCTCCCCCCGCGCCTCCCCAGCCATCCGACCCGACCAGCCGGTCCCCTACCGGCCCCACCACCCTGGCAAGCACCGGGGCGCAAGCCGACCCCCGGCCCGTCCGCCCGCCGCTCGCCGCGTCCCCTCCGGTCCCGGTGGACGAGCCTGCGGCGGCACCCCCGGCCACAGCGATGCCCCTGGTCAGTGCCAGTCGCCCTACCGAGCTTCCCGCCGTCGCCCCCTCCCCGTCGCCCGTCGCGGCCCGTCCGGGCGCGGTTGCCGTCGGCAAAATCAGCGGCTACGACGCCACCACGGACGATGTGCTGCTCGGACTCAGGCTCAGCGTCGAGCGCAAAGTGCTGAGCCGCGAAGCTGCAGTATACGGGCAGACCCAAAATTTTGTCGTGCGCATGGAGCGCGGCTCGACCGTCGATGAAGCCCTGAAGAGCACCGGCCTCGACCGCCAGGCGCTCATCCGTCTGGCCTGGCGCGGGGCTGCCTGGCGGACTTACAAGATCTATATCAAGTAG